In Drosophila yakuba strain Tai18E2 chromosome 2R, Prin_Dyak_Tai18E2_2.1, whole genome shotgun sequence, a single genomic region encodes these proteins:
- the LOC6531690 gene encoding PH and SEC7 domain-containing protein isoform X2, which translates to MSKKMWQKIFKSKSQKPQPLAKINKRHSRIAYEEYQQLNDLLAGEKGQLSSFSNEKENEHENGNDSGSINVFEQQPLQGSFNSLQFSEAQQQQQQQKSQQQQLSTFSRVRNTFSMKRNSSSSKKQENTKPTTSSTTDPETEDSRRAGGDEDDTPAPPPLTSGSSLPVPEYVPEQATQLTPCPCCSRTFGVNALRKHVVICEKASKKRKVFDSSRQRRDGTALSTYVLPKNFGLPNAERTAGVPSPPTTSREATSVNAAPEPVNSPQPVPRKSQTEMVRSTARASMRKAASTLSANSAPEAPAVAPAAPAATAGPAAPAAPLVRERSLAKRIKAPACDRCPHCERSFNPKAFDRHVEWCKEKAIQATMKSTNSQETSKAKERLEARKQYRPPNLKTKRSLARDKYSGNHEDLLDAGEITVPKPNLMSLSMTSSVHSDNGLGNKYDPFLSAKRQLEELCSPSTPPPEEEVTTTKATRTLTPIVTSTPTATPSIAMTTSLTTAAGKPAQVNQKTTPASNFRRTSSLRGPRRTPMLNSRPLFATNYRPTIQRGLSDEGPISTNFLKPEEFDEMPVRAACGNDFHSPRVVRRDTSASNRKQLLKLPVGGAGEASNAPSSPQAARTVAKTDSLAVFLKYEHELEQLNAKAAELAAASQLTSKEQKDKSNTLSKQNSAKSLGHSTPTQLAPLTPVTVPVSPGLVKEVNYPPVATPLRLEPISKAAKSSPAAPLTPIKLESIFGPRRETGLGSGSGSVAGDYIDPKLINAFDNLHVNSGISSDASSTPQQLSQARSRSSSQSTITHERRQSGEARNLLKRKMRLGRNQFLYDASPEDADASSGCSADDEANRSSMEYDEQCWQQQQKQLLANPLPLVMPMVHNAMPTFDDFDFEEFLSSFENENDDEQFPLFKDCREFLMNRSTSRQRSFQKATSTQQTTATQITPLSHHQSKIKDNHAHRSDTKMPEDKLQRQQSNASSSSSQEEKSRLEMEKRSVDEDQKKREIFISIETEANAQGRSPISPDSLRHMVGNAHTPIEVLHIENGNEPEHARFSKISDTEDAEDEPRDRASQSTNRLAPSSNGSSLAPNVQLNNAKNMIQKMHSDFRQMGEEASASMRRQLIGSNAGRGEEHQRSSSVLPASNPPHQVEANSPMTPSPSADSDELSSLDGYPMSSSQGSRRGASSKLSSDSAYGSTNSPYSLSRQCSSQLQAGTPRSQGLMRPHTANAKLSSCMIDASTQAHTEYGTLKARQRLFAPECGNNNGDGGESSSSGSEHSFAAHPKQQQSINYSYQQPLQQEQQQMQQQQMQQQQQQMQQIQMQQMNCNYNYQQEQQQLHQQQQQQQQQQQQQAQIPAPTAYNTNNNNVPMTPTTSEQSLMSNSSMSSSKKSNYCYECGSKFIFETAKFCMDCGLRRAEL; encoded by the exons CAACAAGCAGCACCACGGATCCCGAGACGGAAGACTCCAGGCGGGCCGGCGGCGACGAGGATGATACGCCTGCCCCGCCGCCACTGACCTCCGGTTCCTCCCTTCCGGTGCCGGAGTACGTGCCCGAGCAGGCCACCCAGCTGACGCCCTGTCCCTGCTGCAGTCGCACCTTCGGCGTGAATGCCCTGCGCAAGCACGTCGTCATCTGCGAGAAGGCCTCCAAGAAGCGCAAGGTGTTCGACTCGTCGCGCCAACGTCGCGATGGAACTGCTCTCTCGACGTACGTGCTGCCCAAGAACTTTGGCCTGCCCAATGCGGAACGCACGGCGGGAGTACCATCTCCTCCGACCACCAGTCGCGAGGCCACGTCTGTAAATGCTGCTCCAGAG CCAGTAAACTCACCGCAGCCAGTCCCTCGAAAGTCGCAAACGGAGATGGTGCGCTCCACTGCCCGAGCCTCCATGCGCAAGGCGGCATCCACACTTTCAGCCAACTCGGCACCGGAGGCTCCAGCTGTGGCAcctgctgctcccgctgctaCAGCTGGTCCAGCTGCTCCGGCAGCTCCGCTCGTTCGTGAACGATCGCTGGCCAAGCGGATCAAGGCACCTGCCTGCGATCGTTGTCCCCACTGCGAACGTAGCTTTAATCCGAAGGCCTTTGATCGCCACGTGGAGTGGTGTAAGGAGAAGGCCATCCAGGCCACCATGAAGTCCACCAACAGCCAGGAGACCAGCAAGGCCAAGGAGCGCCTGGAGGCCAGGAAGCAGTACAGGCCACCCAATCTGAA GACCAAGAGATCCCTGGCCAGAGATAAGTACTCCGGCAACCACGAAGATCTTCTGGATGCTGGTGAGATCACGGTACCTAAGCCAAACCTGATGTCCCTCTCGATGACGTCGTCCGTGCACAGTGATAA CGGACTGGGGAACAAATACGATCCCTTCCTCTCGGCCAAGCGACAGCTGGAGGAGCTTTGCTCACCCAGCACGCCGCCGCCAGAGGAGGAGGTGACCACCACCAAAGCTACCAGAACATTGACACCCATAGTTACCAGCACACCTACAGCCACACCCAGTATCGCCATGACAACTTCATTGACCACGGCAGCTGGCAAACCCGCACAGGTTAACCAAAAGACCACTCCGGCCTCCAATTTCCGACGTACTTCATCGCTGAGAGGACCGCGTCGTACGCCCATGCTAAACAGCCGACCACTGTTTGCCACCAACTATCGGCCCACCATTCAGCGGGGTCTCTCCGATGAGGGTCCCATCTCCACCAACTTTCTAAAGCCCGAGGAGTTCGACGAGATGCCGGTGAGAGCGGCATGCGGCAATGACTTCCACAGCCCAAGAGTCGTGCGCCGGGATACCAGCGCCTCCAACCGAAAGCAACTGCTTAAATTGCCAGTGGGTGGAGCCGGTGAAGCCAGCAACGCACCTTCCTCTCCTCAGGCCGCACGCACTGTGGCCAAAACCGACTCCCTGGCTGTGTTCCTCAAGTACGAGCacgagctggagcagctgaaTGCCAAGGCGGCTGAGCTGGCGGCCGCCAGCCAGTTGACCAGCAAGGAGCAAAAAGACAAGAGCAACACGCTGAGCAAACAGAACTCGGCAAAGAGCTTGGGGCACAGCACTCCCACCCAGTTGGCTCCATTAACTCCAGTAACGGTGCCAGTTTCGCCCGGTTTGGTTAAAGAGGTCAACTATCCACCGGTGGCCACTCCCCTTCGATTGGAGCCCATCAGCAAGGCGGCGAAGAGCTCACCAGCAGCTCCCCTGACGCCCATCAAGCTGGAAAGCATCTTTGGACCCAGGAGAGAAACGGGTCTGGGGTCGGGTTCGGGCTCGGTGGCAGGCGACTACATAGATCCCAAGCTGATAAACGCCTTTGATAATCTGCATGTAAACAGTGGCATATCCTCGGATGCCAGTTCCACGCCCCAGCAGTTGTCTCAAGCCCGGAGCCGGAGTAGCTCCCAGTCCACCATCACCCACGAACGGAGGCAATCCGGCGAGGCCAGGAATCTGCTGAAGCGAAAGATGCGATTGGGACGCAACCAGTTCCTGTACGATGCCTCGCCAGAGGATGCGGATGCTTCATCGGGCTGCTCGGCAGACGATGAGGCTAACCGCTCGTCCATGGAGTACGACGAGCAGTgctggcagcaacagcagaaacaGCTACTGGCGAATCCCCTGCCGCTGGTCATGCCCATGGTGCACAACGCCATGCCCACCTTTGATGATTTTGACTTTGAGGAGTTCCTCTCCTCATTCGAGAACGAGAATGACGACGAGCAATTCCCGCTGTTCAAGGACTGTCGCGAGTTCCTCATGAATCGCTCGACGAGCAGACAACGCTCGTTCCAGAAAGCGACTTCGACGCAACAGACGACAGCCACACAGATCACACCACTCAGTCACCACCAGTCCAAGATTAAAGACAATCACGCCCACAGGTCTGATACAAAAATGCCCGAGGACAAACTGCAACGACAGCAGTCGAATGCCTCGAGTTCTAGCAGCCAGGAGGAGAAGAGCCGCCTGGAGATGGAGAAGCGGTCAGTTGACGAGGATCAAAAGAAGCGAGAGATTTTCATCAGCATTGAGACGGAGGCCAATGCCCAGGGACGCTCACCCATTTCGCCCGATTCACTGCGTCACATGGTGGGCAATGCCCATACGCCCATCGAAGTCCTGCACATTGAAAACGGAAACGAGCCGGAGCACGCAAGGTTTAGCAAGATTAGCGACACGGAGGACGCCGAAGATGAGCCCAGGGATCGGGCCAGCCAATCCACCAACCGGCTGGCCCCATCCTCGAACGGCTCCTcattggcgcccaacgtgcAGCTGAACAATGCCAAGAACATGATCCAGAAGATGCATAGCGATTTCCGGCAAATGGGCGAGGAGGCGAGTGCCTCCATGCGGCGCCAGCTTATCGGTAGCAACGCCGGACGAGGCGAGGAACACCAGCGCTCCAGCAGTGTGCTCCCTGCTTCGAATCCACCACACCAGGTTGAGGCCAACTCGCCAATGACTCCTTCACCGTCGGCGGACTCGGATGAGCTAAGCAGCCTCGATGGCTATCCCATGTCCTCGTCGCAGGGTTCACGTCGCGGAGCCAGCTCCAAGCTGAGCTCGGATTCGGCATACGGCAG CACCAACTCACCTTATAGCTTGTCGCGACAATGCTCCTCTCAACTCCAAGCCGGAACACCGCGTTCCCAGGGACTGATGCGTCCACATACGGCCAATGCCAAGCTGTCCAGCTGCATGATCGATGCCtccacacaggcacacactgAATATGGAACCCTGAAGGCTCGCCAGCGTCTCTTTGCACCAGAATGTGGAAACAATAATGGCGATGGAGGCGAGTCGTCCAGTAGCGGATCCGAACACTCTTTTGCAGCACATCCgaaacagcagcagagcaTCAACTACAGCTATCAGCAGCCACTGcagcaagagcagcagcagatgcagcagcagcagatgcagcagcagcagcagcaaatgcagcagaTTCAGATGCAGCAAATGAACTGCAACTACAACTaccagcaggagcaacagcagcttcatcagcagcagcagcaacaacagcagcagcaacaacagcaggctCAAATCCCAGCACCAACAGCTTACAAcactaacaacaacaatgtaCCGATGACACCCACCACATCCGAGCAATCACTGATGAGCAACTCGTCCATGAGCTCAAGTAAGAAGTCCAACTACTGCTACGAATGTGGCTCCAAGTTCATATTCGAGACCGCCAAGTTCTGCATGGATTGCGGCCTAAGGCGGGCTGAACTTTAG